From the genome of Gambusia affinis linkage group LG04, SWU_Gaff_1.0, whole genome shotgun sequence:
AATATTTGTCAGCTTTagtatagtaaaaataaatatatttttgcatcccattaaattaaaatctcagTTACTACTGCTTCCACTAAACACTTTAAGACAACAGCTGTGACAAAGTGCAGTAGGgataaaatcaacaaacattcaaattatGGAAAGGactaaagaaaaagacaacaataaaatcaataaacgCTCAAATGGAAATCAGATCAAAACTCTCAAAATGAACCGGACTTTCCAGGCAAGCAAACCAGAGCTCTaagaggtgtgaatgcacccaaAGATAGCTAACTTGGCTGCTTCTTCACTCTGCAACAAGTTCGTTACAGAAGAGTGTTGATGCTACGCTTGCTAGCTTAAAACGATCCGAACACATTGGCCTATTCATTTCCTCACCTGCCGCTCCGGCGTTCAGCATGCTGTACATGGTGTACATGTTGCAGATTTGTCTGTACTGCTCTTCGGCGCTCTCGTCCGCAATctcgtcctcctcctcatcgTCGTGGTAGCTGATTGGCGAGTCACTGGTGTACATGCTGAGCGTGCCCGGGCTGGTGCCTTCGGGGGTGCCGACGTTGTTGTTGTTACTGTTGTGGTTAGTGTTGAGTCCAGCTCCTCCCACTAAAGCGGCACCGCCACCGCCGGCTCCCATCGCAACAGCGGTTGCCAGGCCTCGCCCAGACATATCCTGCGTCGCTGCGTTACAAGacgaggaagaagaggaggaggacgagtaGCGTGCAGCCTTCCTCATTCCACCTCCCCCGCCTCCTCCGGACCCCCCGCCCCCGTCCCGGTTGGCCCCCTCCCACAGCCGCTTGGCCACGGGGGTGCAGACCACAGAGTAGGGTGAGCCCTCCTGCCGGGGAGGAAGGAGGTACAGCCTGTTAATTGTCATCACACCCAGACGCTTTAGCAGCTCATCAAATGCTCACGACTACCAAGGAAACggaacaaacagcaacaacatgTCAAAGTCTGTTGTGTGGGGTGGCGAGCAGTGAATAAAAGAGATTAACAGTTGATGTTATGAAGGTTTGTTGTAGGATCCTTTGAGAAAAAGCACTTTAAAGTTCTAACGGCACTGTTTCAACTTTTCAATACACAAAACCTAACGCTAAGTGtcagaaatcatttaattaCTAAGACGATTGCAACACAAGTCGTCCATGGATACTGAAAAAATGCTTTGTAACCCGCATAGTGTTGAGGTTCTTCAATCATTTTCCCTTTATATAATTTTCTGCAGAATATAAGAGAATGTAGCGAGTTTTAAGGTCTTTGGTCAGAGTgtacctgctgctgctgagggaCTTGCTGAGGCGTTGTGGCCATTTGTTCTGACTTCACCTTGGATACCAGGGGAAGAGGCGTCAGACAGGAAGCAGGCCTTCCTACAGGCGCTGCAGCCACACCCACACCCACCCCTCCGGCTGTCTGGGTGACTGGACTCTGGGGCTCGGAAGACGGAGTCTCCTCGGCATGGAGACCCTGGGAGTCACAGCTTGGGGAAGAGACCTGAGAGGATTGGGAAAATGAAAGTTTGATCCATGCACAGTATGTTGATTTTATGCTTTATGATTTAACAGTTCAACATTTTTAGGAGTTTTGTCCTTCGTAGAACTTTCACAATAATTTTTGTGAAtgatgatggagggatggaggagaaaaagatgAACAGTTGGCTGAATACTGTTATGAGTCACagataaatgaagaaaattgaATGGATGGATACATGGGTTGGTAAtttttggatgatggatgatggacgTATATAAGTtttggatggacggacagatggataGATAATTTCTGAATGGATAACTTTTGGGGACAGTTAGACGGATGGATGAAACTTTTAGACAATGGGACCAGGAATTCTTTCCACACTTACCCAGACCTCAggcatatttttacttttctagaCATACTTTTGCAAACATCACTTTAAGCACAACGTAATGTTTGTTCCAGTTAAAAGTTAAATGACAAGCTGGCGAGAAAAGGTTCTAATCAATATACAGATCTATGCAGTGAGGTACTGCAAACCCGATCGGATCACCACTGCTACCTGCACTGTCACTGTCATCATTCAGATATTTCTGAGTCACAACAGCATCATGTATCAGGATTGCAATTATTTTACGGTAACTAACATAGTTTTCTGTGAGCATGCTCGAAATGTACACACAACTGCCACATACGTAGCTCATTCATTCACTCTGAAGTCACCTTGAGGAAAAACTCTGTGCCTTTCTCCATTATCTGTTGGATCTGGAGGAAGCCGGCGGTGTACATCAGCAGAAACTGGTCTCCGATGTTCATGCTGAGGCGCCCCGTGTAGCAGAAGGCCAGAATCTGCTGGAAACTCTGTGGCTGCACAGCCGGCGGCAGCTCCACCACAGAGCTCTTCCCGCCGGCATTGAACAGATCCCGGAAGTAGGAGCTGCTGGCTGCCAGAACTGCACGATGAGCCTGAGGGGTAAACAGTGTGGGGGAAGTGGGGGGCTCGTCAAGGTTCAAACCACACGGTGTTTCAGGCTGAATGTATAAACAGACTGATGGAAACCATGCTGGATGCATTTGATTATGACACATTCATTACACCACTAATGGCGAATATGTCATCTGCCAAAATGCCTGCCAAACAATTAAGGTGGTCAAATTTCATGTTTAggaggcatggttttaaaacacacagaactgtttgatattttgtcatgtAATAACCACacatttcaatatattttattctatttccaCCATCCTTTTGGCGCCCACTCTAGCTCAGCACCCCATACATCGCATATAGTGCATACACACTTTTTGCACCACATGATGGATGTTTTGGGAGTGGCTTAAGACAAATGCTCACTGgatattttacttattttatggGTAATTATTTACTCTATAATTCTTATctctaaaaatgataaatgataaattgctttttttccctatCACAATTATTTTGGTTCGTTCTGCTAAAAAGAAGGAAGGTTGTTATGTGCCCATCATCTGATGAAAGACTATTaactttctgtttaaatttgGATTTTGAATCTTAACCCATTTGAATATACATGCAAGTTTGAGGTTGTAATGTGACTAAAATATGGAGAAATTCAAGTGTTTTTGTATGTAAATCCACATTAAAGAAAGCtgaaaattaatcaattattcaattaaaatataaactacTTCATAATCtccatatttcaaaacaaaaagacattgaaTTCAACAAAACTTTACAGAAAGTAATTAGATAAAACAACTATTTGAAGTCTTAATTATGGAGAAATACTGTTAGTATACTGGcgaataaaatatttcacacaatCTGACCTTAAAAGCATGCCCCTTGACGACCACGGAGACGTCACAATAGAGGCCCTGCAGCCGCTGTTCATTCAGACACTCCAGGACGTTGTTGCCAAAGTTGGGGATCGCCATCTGCAGCGTCTGAGCCATAACGCTCGCCCAGGACCACAGGGTCTGCGAAATTTACCACAGCAAGAAAGAAAGTCAGGGGCGTACATGTGGCAAACAAATAGACAATTTTATTAGAGTAAGAGCCAATCTGAcgcaactttatttttaagaacttttCAAAAGAGCAAAAGTGCTGAACAGACGCCTTGtttaaaaaccaacataaaacaagcaaactaGTGGTTTCCCAATGCCGATACCAGAGTCAAGTGCTCAGACTCAGAAAAGCAAGCCGATACCCCAAACCGATACCACTGTTCTGCTGGACATTCCTCCTGGGCTGCAATGAGGTGCAACTCTGAAAGTAAACCACACTCCATGCCAGGTGATGGTGGGAATACACCGATAAGCTATTTGTTGAtcctcaataaaaaaaaaaagataaagaacgGAGAAGCTACATGGTGGTAAGTGGAGAAAATTTAGACGTTGCGCTAGACTtatttgtctgatttattttgacTAACGGTGTCAAAACATAATCCTGTCATTATCTAATTTTATccatcaaatttttaaaatgatgacatTTAATTGCTTTTAGATTTCATCATCTGAGATGTGTGATTAATTGGAGTGGAGCGAAGGAGCACGCAGCACTTGTTAGTCTCATGGACATTTGCACTGTCATTTCTTTCCTTCATCTACAAGGTGAGCGCTCTACTTCTCTGTTTAGACTATAACAGGTAGATTAACACAACTGGATCGCACATTCTCTTTTGGCTTTCTCTGTGTATGCATTGTTGGCTTATTAAACGGGCCACAGAAGCCCAAGCCACCATCAGGCAAATAATTTTAAGCCGACTGGGGTTATAGATCTAAATTCTAGCAAAAAGTCTTTTGACAAGTgataaagttttacaaatagACAGTGAAGAGACCTGCCTAATGTTAGCTAATATCAAAATTAGCTAACATGctcttattttctaaattgctACAGTTAGCATACATGGTATAACTAGCATGTTGACCTATAGTAACATACTCCATTCACtatggaaaaaaacatgttaaagctaaaattagctaaattctAATATTAGCTAAACTGCTGTCAAATCACATGTGGGCTATCACTAGGGAGGAACGAGGAGCTAATGCCATGTTGTGGATAGATTACCATGGGAAGGGTTAGGAGTGGCTAAATGAGGAAGCAAAGCAAAGAGTAGAAGACGCagtaaaaaagacaaagcaataaaagaaatCTTCAAACATGAAAAGTAGAGCAAAATGACGAGCAGATGGAAACGAAGAGAGCAAGACAACTTGAGATGAACAGAAAGGGATGTTTACGTGCACGAagattaatgaattaaaaatttgGTAAACAGCTTTGATtcaagtctctttttttctaaataaaagagAATTTGGAGGCAACTGGGCCAGTTATATAAGCTCTTATCTTTATCCCAACCCTGTTTCCTTACATCTGATTCACTTTATAGAACTGTTTGGCGGTTTTTGCCCtactttgacatttattttgtcagttCTTCTAagagaagaacaaaaactgCTTACATAACTTGTCTATTTCACTTCACCACAGAACAAAAGGGTCTCCGATAAAAAGGAAGGAAACTGTGGGTCTCCAAGGGAATAATAAATCTATCATTAAAGTGTCGCTTTAAAATggactgtgtttttgtttataaatgcaCAGCACATATTAAGTGTAGCTGGGAACAGAAGTAAACAGCTGGGAACATAAAGGTGAGTCGCAACGCCGCTGAACAAATACGTCATATGGACGATTGTGGCCTCCGAGCAATGGATGCAATGTTCGGCAGACACCAGCGAGTATTTGGAGCACAGCAATGATGCGTTCTGTCTGACCCCGCTCCAACCCCAAACATCCCACTAATctgtaataatatttaactGATTAGCCTTTCTCTTCCACTGGGAGCAAAACTCTCAGATAAAACCCTGCAACCCAAACAGCAGGCTTCACAGATTTATTCAGATCTTCTCGTATTTCTGGCAAGTGGCGATGACCTGCTACCTGAAATTCACAATTTTCACAACTTATTGTCTAATATTCTACACCAAATTGGAGTCTGACTGGAAAAGGACTAACTTGATGATAAGAAGCTAATCGAGAAAAGTTTTTTGTGCTGCACAATTCAGTAACAAAGAGATTCACACGATTAAAACATAAACGcagtgaacaaacaaacaaaaagagcatTATGTTTCAggcaaaataaagagaagtaataaaaagttgcaaTACAGACTACGATTAATCAATcttccagttattattaatgAAAAGCAGCTCTAAACTGGTgtattttttgggttttttaccTTGATTTAAAGGGACTCTGTGTTTTGGCAGTTTTGcaattttcttgaagtttgttccagataaaACTGAACACTgcttctccatttttgtttttgattctgGGGAGGCAAAGTAAACTTCAACCAGAAGATCCAAGTTGTCTGAAAGGTTGATTTAAATCTCTAATGTGTTTTTGGTCCTAAAGTCATTGTGTTTCTAGATCTGGCTGCAAAATTAGTCCTTTTTTCCTAGAAATGGCCTTACGGTGATAGAAGAATGACTTTGTAATTATCTTTATGTGTTGTTGAaggttcaggtctgagtccatcacTATTCCCAGATTTCAGACCTAATCGCTAGTTTCTGcttgtaataactgaagttgCACGCTGACTCCAGATTGTTCCTATTTatggtccaaagataataacttcagtttgcTACAGATGGACAGACATAAAACCTCTAGAGACAGACACAATACAAATTATCAAactaaacagacagaaaaaaaacgtaGAAGAACGATTCATAATTGAAAGAGAGCTGTatcaaatatagaaaataagGAAGTCGTGGGAGATATTTTCTTCATTGATAATGTCTGGACAACTAAATATCACATTTCTTCTAGTTTTACGATTTTGTTGTGGTTAAATGTTTCGGATCATCTATGAAATTTCAATGTCAGACAAAGGTAACATGAGTAACTCTGAAAAGCAGTCAACTGATAAAATTTAAAGGTTTCTTTTCAAAAAGGAAGTTTGAATCTATATTGGatttttctctcattacccacacAGGGTCTCATCGTCCAACGGAGGCATTTGATTAATGTTTCCAAGCAAGATCTAAAGAAACCATACACTTTCTCCAGCTATAAGCAAGGTCCTGCCCCTCATTCTAGATGTACGTTTGACCAGTTATCAAATTAATAGAGTTCGTTTAAGTTGGCTGATTTCCTGgcacacatttttaatatgcCTGAATGTCAGGCCCAATCCAGAAGCTTAGTGTTAGAATGCTTAATTAGTTCCAAAACAGTTTTGATGTGTTTGGGAATACTGTCCTGTTCCAACAGTGTCCTTAGTTTTAACTGCCTCGCTGTCAATTTGATGGAAAGTTAAAGAATTCATGCAATGCACCATTAGCACTGGCAGAGAAACAGACCTTCGCTATGATGCTACGATGGTTGCAGCTAATTCCAGATTtctcaggtgtgaaaacatacattttgtcTCCTCCAAACATGCCTATTGTCATTGTGGCCAAATAAGTCAGTC
Proteins encoded in this window:
- the nacc1b gene encoding nucleus accumbens-associated protein 1, whose protein sequence is MAQTLQMAIPNFGNNVLECLNEQRLQGLYCDVSVVVKGHAFKAHRAVLAASSSYFRDLFNAGGKSSVVELPPAVQPQSFQQILAFCYTGRLSMNIGDQFLLMYTAGFLQIQQIMEKGTEFFLKVSSPSCDSQGLHAEETPSSEPQSPVTQTAGGVGVGVAAAPVGRPASCLTPLPLVSKVKSEQMATTPQQVPQQQQEGSPYSVVCTPVAKRLWEGANRDGGGGSGGGGGGGMRKAARYSSSSSSSSSCNAATQDMSGRGLATAVAMGAGGGGAALVGGAGLNTNHNSNNNNVGTPEGTSPGTLSMYTSDSPISYHDDEEEDEIADESAEEQYRQICNMYTMYSMLNAGAAVVGERVEALPDLAPDSGGGRGGKGGRSRQDLASLPAELISQIGNRCHPKLYEEGDPAEKLELVSGTSVFISRAQLMNCHVSAGTRHKVLLRRLLAAFFDRSTLANSCGTGIRSSTNDPSRKPLDNRVLHAVKFYCQNFAPSFKESEMNAIAADMCTNARRVVRKSWIPKLKLLMADSDAYSAFLADSVKMEADVLGVEQGFDPSSLEAVGAAGNNSEASSGTMPADAMPGAGGDGSTLF